A single Bos mutus isolate GX-2022 chromosome 16, NWIPB_WYAK_1.1, whole genome shotgun sequence DNA region contains:
- the PIGC gene encoding phosphatidylinositol N-acetylglucosaminyltransferase subunit C, translated as MCAQPVANTKEVRWQKVLYERQPFPDNYVDRRFLEELRKNIYARKYQYWAVVFESSVVIQQLCSVCVFVVIWWYMDEGLLAPQWLFGTGLASSLIGYVLFDFIDGGEGRKKSGRTRWADLKSALVFITFTYGFSPVLKTLTESVSTDTIYAMAVFMLLGHLIFFDYGANAAIVSSTLSLNMAIFASVCLASRLPRSLHAFIMVTFAIQIFALWPMLQKKLKACTPRSYVGVTLLFAFSALGGLLSISAVGAILFALLLISISCLCPFYLIRLQLFKENIHGPWDEAEIKEDLSRFLS; from the coding sequence ATGTGTGCCCAGCCTGTAGCTAACACCAAAGAGGTCAGGTGGCAGAAGGTCTTGTATGAGCGACAGCCCTTTCCTGATAACTACGTGGATCGGAGGTTCCTTGAAGAgctccggaaaaacatctatgcCCGGAAATACCAATATTGGGCTGTGGTGTTTGAGTCCAGTGTGGTGATACAGCAGCTGTGCAGTGTCTGTGTCTTTGTGGTTATCTGGTGGTATATGGATGAGGGTCTTCTGGCCCCTCAGTGGCTTTTTGGGACTGGCCTGGCTTCTTCACTGATTGGCTATGTTTTGTTTGATTTCATTGATGGAGGTGAAGGACGGAAGAAGAGTGGGCGGACCCGGTGGGCTGACTTGAAGAGTGCCCTAGTCTTCATTACTTTCACCTATGGCTTTTCGCCGGTGCTGAAGACCCTGACAGAGTCTGTCAGCACTGACACCATCTATGCCATGGCAGTCTTCATGCTGTTAGGTCACCTCATCTTCTTTGACTATGGTGCCAATGCTGCCATTGTATCCAGCACACTGTCCTTGAACATGGCCATCTTTGCTTCTGTCTGCCTTGCCTCCCGCCTGCCCCGATCCCTCCATGCCTTCATCATGGTGACGTTTGCCATCCAGATTTTTGCCCTGTGGCCCATGTTACAGAAGAAACTGAAGGCATGTACACCTCGCAGCTATGTGGGGGTCACGCTGCTCTTTGCATTCTCAGCCTTAGGAGGCCTGCTGTCCATCAGTGCTGTGGGAGCCATACTCTTTGCCCTTCTGCTGATTTCCATCTCATGTCTCTGTCCTTTCTACCTCATTCGCCTgcagctttttaaagaaaacattcatGGGCCTTGGGATGAGGCTGAAATCAAAGAAGATTTGTCCCGGTTCCTCAGTTGA